tGGCCACTCACACTGTTGACAGGCAACTGCACTGTACAACATGGGCATTGCTTAGGGAGGTAATTGTGTACAGATGATGTGGTCGATGCTGAAGTTGGAGTAGTTCTTTTCTTCTTGGCTCTTTTTCAATAGCATGAATTGAAACAAACGGAAAAAAATGCGGCCAGTTTAAACAGGctgttttcaaattataaaactgTAGTGCTGCTTCCGAATGCTCATCTTTGCATCAGAAACAGGTGTCTTTATCTAAAACCTAGCCAGTGAAACATCAACAATTGAAAAGAATTTACTCACTGGTAAAACCAGTGTCAAATGACGGGGCatcacaatagaaaaaaaaaaaaaatggcgggGCCCTGGAATCACTCTCTTCACATAAAATGGCAACTGGAATTATTAGCCATAACAACAAAAGAGCAGTTCAACAATAGACTCTAAATGAAAGTTAATTCATTAAGTCCTTAGTGAAGCTAAtattaagaaatggaaatgagCTTAGTGTTTATTGGCCATATTTGACTGCTATGCACAAGCAGAGAGAATAAAACCTGTTGTTCCCTTGACCTGATCTCACTCCACTAAGCTGCAGGCTCCTTGGTAAGTCACAATCACTATTCACAGAAGTGTGGAGAGTTATTACTGAAATATATTATTCACTGACACTCTTAGTTCATAGCCAGAAATAATAGGGTACACTGTTCTTGTTATATTATCAGATTTTTTACCTCAGGACAAACCAAGTCCAATCCACATTAGAAGATTATAGGTTTTAGtataaaaatatcattcattTCTCAAAGACCCAAACTGTACTTAGAACACCCCAAGTAAACCCCAAGCTTCTTGCTGGCCCTCCTGTCTGCATCCCCTCTTTTCCCAACACCCAGAGCCTCTACCTACTCAACACAAAGTCATGGGCTCTGACATAACAACAGACCCACTTTTCTGGAAACGCTGATGCGCATTCATCTTTTTCCTCCCTATATCCCCAACAATAAAACAGTTACACatattaagagaaaacaaagcaagagtGCTGGAAATCTCCCCCAGAAAACTGCATGCATACTCTTGACCCCTGGCTTTGTTCTCTGTCTAGTCCCGCAATAGGCATCCCAACCCTTATCTCAAGTGAGAAAAGATCGAATTCCTACATCTCCAATATGGAATGTAGAGTGTGCAGGTAGGCTTCTTGGGGATTTCGGCTGGTCAAAAGCAACCAACTCCTTTTCTGCTCTCCGAGGAGTGTCAAAGGCCCACAgcctctaaaattaaaatattacaaaaataataaaaaggaaacccTTCCGAATTTTTTAGGAATCCCTGCTGCTAGCCTCTTGGGCTACCCACCTCCTAAAAAGCATTTAAGTCAGAGGGTAGCGCGGGAACAGCTATTAGAAACAGAAGGGAGTGGTAccaaaaaattaacagtaattgCTGATGTGTTTTTCAATGATATAAATCAGGAGTGGTGCGaagaagcaaggggaaaaaatccttttTGGTGCTGGAAATACTgagcgtgtttttttttttttttttttttttggttagctGGAGCGTGCCAGCTTTTTCAGACGGGAGGAATGCTGAGTGTCAAGGGGTCAGGATCAATCCGGTGTGAGTTGATGAGGCAGGAAGGTGGAGAGGAATGCGAGGAATGTCCCTGTTTGTGTAGGACTCCATTCAGCTCATTGGCGAGCCGGAGCCGCCCGGAGCGTATAAAAGCCGCGGGCCGCCCGCCTCAGCCTCACACAACAACTCTTCCCGCTGAGAGGAGGCAGCCAGTGCAACTCCAACCCCGGCGACCgaccgcctcccctcccccgacGGCAGCCGCCCCGGCCGACAGCTCCCAGACCTCAGCTCGGAGCGCCCCGGCACCCAGCTCCGGCCCGAGCCCGCGACCCAGCGCCGGGACCGCCGCGcaccccgccgccgccgccgcgccctcAGCCGCGCTctccgcccgccgcccgccccgcccgcaGCGCCCACCATGTCCGCCGCCGGCCTGGGCCCCGTCCGCTGCGCCTTCGTGCTCCTGTTCGCCCTCTGTGGCCGGGTAAGCCGAGAGCGCCGCGGCGGCCGGCGCCTGGGGGAGGGCGTGCGGCCAGGGCGGGGCAGGGCCCGGGGCGCCGAGCGGCGTGCGCCCGCTGaccgccccctcctccccgcagCCCGCCGCCGGCCAGGAGTGCGGCGGCCCGTGCCAGTGTGCGGCCGCGCCGGCGCCCAGCTGCCCGGCGGGCGTCAGCCTCGTGCTGGACGGCTGCGGCTGCTGCCGCGTGTGTGCCAAGCAACTGGGCGAGCTGTGCACCGAGCGCGACCCCTGCGACCCGCACAAGGGCCTCTTCTGCGACTTCGGCTCTCCGGCCAACCGCAAGATCGGCGTGTGCACCGGTAAGAGCTGCGGCCCGGACCCGGACCCCTCGCCCCCTCCGCCGGCGCGGGTGCTGGGAGCCCTGCCCGCCGGAGCCCTGCTCCCCGCGCATCCCTGACTCGCCTGCTGCTACCGATGACCTGACCCTTGCATCCCCCCGTCCCTTGTTCCCTTCAGCTAAAGATGGTGCCCCCTGCGTCTTCGGAGGAACGGTGTACCGGAGCGGAGAGTCCTTCCAGAGCAGCTGCAAGTACCAGTGCACTTGCCTGGACGGGGCGGTGGGCTGCGTGCCCCTGTGCAGCATGGACGTCCGCCTGCCCAGCCCTGACTGCCCTTTCCCGCGGAGGGTCAAGCTGCCCGGGAAATGCTGCGAGGAGTGGGTATGCGACGAGCCCAAGGACCACACCGTGGTTGGCCCTGCCCTTGCCGGTGAGT
The DNA window shown above is from Ursus arctos isolate Adak ecotype North America unplaced genomic scaffold, UrsArc2.0 scaffold_13, whole genome shotgun sequence and carries:
- the CCN2 gene encoding CCN family member 2 yields the protein MSAAGLGPVRCAFVLLFALCGRPAAGQECGGPCQCAAAPAPSCPAGVSLVLDGCGCCRVCAKQLGELCTERDPCDPHKGLFCDFGSPANRKIGVCTAKDGAPCVFGGTVYRSGESFQSSCKYQCTCLDGAVGCVPLCSMDVRLPSPDCPFPRRVKLPGKCCEEWVCDEPKDHTVVGPALAAYRLEDTFGPDPTMIRANCLVQTTEWSACSKTCGMGISTRVTNDNAFCRLEKQSRLCMVRPCEADLEENIKKGKKCIRTPKISKPVKFELSGCTSVKTYRAKFCGVCTDGRCCTPHRTTTLPVEFKCPDGEVMKKSMMFIKTCACHYNCPGDNDIFESLYYRKMYGDMA